The uncultured Eubacteriales bacterium region CCCCGCGCATTGCCGCTGCATGGTGCAAAGAAATGGATGGCTACACGCTGGAACAGTTGAAATGCGCGGTAGATGACTGGACAGCACTAAAGCCGTTCTGGCCAGATGCGGACGAGTTGAAGGCGTTGCTTCCACCTCCGCCAGAGAAGAGGACTTTCCCCGGATGGCCTGCATACGGCTACCGGGACGTAGACGACTACCGGGAGCAGATGCAGAGCTTTATACGGCGTAGCCGTGAGGAGGATGCCGCAGATGGTTAAGCTGACGATACCGGGAACCTTACCAAATCTTAACGACTACATAACCGCCGAACGCACCAGCCGCTATAAAGCCGCAGCCATGAAACGCCAAGCCGAGCAAGCGGTAATGCTTGTGGCAAAACGTCACCTCCGAGGTGTGCGGTTTGATAGGCCGGTGACAATGCGCTACACATGGTATGAGCCGAACCGCCGCCGTGACAAGGACAACGTGTCTAGCTTTGGGCGCAAGGTGATACAGGATGCTTTAGTACGGGCTGGCATACTGAAAAACGACGGATGGGCCGAAATAGAGCGCTTTGAGGATAGCTTTGTGGTCGACGCAAAGCACCCCCGCATCGAGGTAGAAATCTATGACGGGAGGCTTGACCCCTCATGAGACGAATCATCGGCACAGCCATAGAGGCTCAA contains the following coding sequences:
- a CDS encoding Endodeoxyribonuclease RusA → MVKLTIPGTLPNLNDYITAERTSRYKAAAMKRQAEQAVMLVAKRHLRGVRFDRPVTMRYTWYEPNRRRDKDNVSSFGRKVIQDALVRAGILKNDGWAEIERFEDSFVVDAKHPRIEVEIYDGRLDPS
- a CDS encoding hypothetical protein (Evidence 5 : No homology to any previously reported sequences) gives rise to the protein MEQKDIQELFTYIKGKLPKAKPKTLTPRIAAAWCKEMDGYTLEQLKCAVDDWTALKPFWPDADELKALLPPPPEKRTFPGWPAYGYRDVDDYREQMQSFIRRSREEDAADG